From the Sphingobacteriales bacterium genome, the window TTTTTCGAAACTGCTGACTTTAATGGAAATGGTATATCCCCTTTCAGTATTTGGATAGGCAATACGAGCAGCCTGTAAGGGGATCAACACTACTTCATCATAAGAAAATCCAAAGGAAGAGCCTCTTTTCTTTAAGACTCCGATTACTTTGTATTTGCTTGAACCTGAAGTTATTGTTTTGCCAAGTGCATTTTCGCTGCCGAATAAATCTTCTTTAAGTTTACCTCCAATAACAGCCACATTGGCTCCGTATTGAATTTCAACATTGTTAAAGCCCCTACCTTCCGCTATTTCGAGACCGGAAATGGTAAAATAATTATCATCCGTGCCAATTACCCTGATTTTGGGGTTAGTTTTGGCCGAAGCATATCTGATTACAGCTCTGTCGGTGCCGGTCAGGTTTACCGATAAAAGCGCAGGATAGTTGTATTTTTCAGTAAAAAGTCTGACTTCTCTGAAATCTATTTTTCTGTAATAGCGTGGCATTCCGTTTTGCCGGCTCATGTAATTGATGTCACTGATGGAAAAGCTGTTTGAACCGAGGAGACTGAAATTTTTGACCAGTGAGTTTTTTAATCCGTTTATGGCTGTCAGCATTCCGACAAGCGACATGATGCCGAAAACGATAACCAAAACGGTAAGGAGCGTACGCAAAACATTTCCCTGAATATACCTGAGAGCCATCAGAAAATTTTCTGCATGAAAAAATCGCCTGACAATGGGTGGAATGAGTAACATGCTGTTTTTGATTAAAATAAATTATCAAGAAGTCTGTCATCCACCAGATTGGGGAGAGTAACTTTCAGTCTGTTTTCGTATTGCATGGCACGCTGAATACTTGCCATGGCACCCGAATTTCTGGCCCAGCTTCTACGGGCAATACCATTGTTGACATCCCAGAAAAGCATGGATTTCAGGCGTCTGTCGGCATCTTCGCTTCCATCGAGCACCATCCCGAAACCTCCGTTGATAACTTCTCCCCAACCAACACCGCCTCCATTGTGAAGCGACACCCAGGTAGCTCCCCTGAAACTGTCACCTATCACATTGTGAACCGACATATCAGCTGTAAAACCTGAACCGTCATAGATATTTGACGTTTCCCTGTAAGGAGAATCCGTACCCGACACATCATGATGGTCGCGTCCGAGAACTACCGGAGCAGAAATTTTTCCTGCCTTTATCGCTTTGTTAAAGGCTTCTGCTATTCTCATTCTGCCTTCGGCATCGGCATAAAGAATACGTGCCTGTGAGCCAACTACCAGACGGTTGTTTTCTGCTTCTTTGATCCATAATAAATTATCATTAATCTGATGACTGATGTCGTCAGGGCAGTTATTGCTCATTTCCTCAAGCACTTCAGCTGCAATTTGATCAGTAACTCTTAAGTCGTCAGGACTGCCTGAGGTACAAACCCACCTGAACGGACCGAAACCATAATCAAAAAACAAAGGTCCCATGATGTCCTGAACATAAGAAGGATAACGGTATTTACCGTTTTCGCTGAAAACATCGGCTCCTGCCCTTCCGGCCTCAAGCAGAAAAGCATTTCCATAATCAAAAAAGTACATGCCCCTTTCAGCATGTCTGTTGATGGCATTTACCTGACGTCTCAGGGATTCATAAACTTTTTCCCTGAAAAGCTCAGGATCTGCGGCCATCATCCGGTTTGCCTCCTCAAAAGAAAGGCCTTGCGGATAATATCCCCCTGAAAAAGGATTGTGAAGGGAAGTCTGGTCGCTGCCTAAATCCACATGAATGTTTTCCTCCAACAGTTTTTCCCATAAATCAACCACATTGCCCTGATAGGCAAGCGAAACGGCTTCTTTCTTTTCCTTTGCCGATTGAATACGTTTTATTAGTGCGTTAATATCGGTGTAAAGTTCATTTACCCAGCCCTGTTCGAATCTTTTCATTGCTGCAGAAGGATTTAT encodes:
- a CDS encoding FtsX-like permease family protein, which codes for MLLIPPIVRRFFHAENFLMALRYIQGNVLRTLLTVLVIVFGIMSLVGMLTAINGLKNSLVKNFSLLGSNSFSISDINYMSRQNGMPRYYRKIDFREVRLFTEKYNYPALLSVNLTGTDRAVIRYASAKTNPKIRVIGTDDNYFTISGLEIAEGRGFNNVEIQYGANVAVIGGKLKEDLFGSENALGKTITSGSSKYKVIGVLKKRGSSFGFSYDEVVLIPLQAARIAYPNTERGYTISIKVSSFEKVDPAIEDAIAIMRMVRRLKPSDENNFDIQKSDSLVNIIAKQFRAITVFTLVISFITLLSSAVALMNIMLVSVKERIREIGTIKAIGATIANVKIQFLAESLLISQIGCLIGIIAGILIGNLFAGMMGSPFTIPWFWLIVAVLTSIGVGIGAGYYPAVRAARLNPIEALRYE
- a CDS encoding urocanate hydratase codes for the protein MDDFKKAIITGIPDELPPHPGYDQQVSHAPKRPDILTQEEKKLAVRNALRYFDKKHHSTLAREFAEELRRYGRIYMYRFRPAYQMYARPIEQYPCKTKQAAAIMLMIQNNLDPAVAQHPHELITYGGNGAVFQNWAQYLLTMKYLSEMTEEQTLVMYSGHPLGLFPSHKDAPRVVVTNGMVIPNYSKPEHWHKFNALGVSQYGQMTAGSYMYIGPQGIVHGTTITILNAGRMKIKGSKDLSGRLFVSSGLGGMSGAQAKAAVIAGAVGVVAEINPSAAMKRFEQGWVNELYTDINALIKRIQSAKEKKEAVSLAYQGNVVDLWEKLLEENIHVDLGSDQTSLHNPFSGGYYPQGLSFEEANRMMAADPELFREKVYESLRRQVNAINRHAERGMYFFDYGNAFLLEAGRAGADVFSENGKYRYPSYVQDIMGPLFFDYGFGPFRWVCTSGSPDDLRVTDQIAAEVLEEMSNNCPDDISHQINDNLLWIKEAENNRLVVGSQARILYADAEGRMRIAEAFNKAIKAGKISAPVVLGRDHHDVSGTDSPYRETSNIYDGSGFTADMSVHNVIGDSFRGATWVSLHNGGGVGWGEVINGGFGMVLDGSEDADRRLKSMLFWDVNNGIARRSWARNSGAMASIQRAMQYENRLKVTLPNLVDDRLLDNLF